The Mustela erminea isolate mMusErm1 chromosome 6, mMusErm1.Pri, whole genome shotgun sequence genome includes a region encoding these proteins:
- the PDSS1 gene encoding decaprenyl-diphosphate synthase subunit 1 isoform X2, which translates to MSSFHKMIAENVIGGVCVKKHCFLLTRDVQASQRSIALIAEMIHTASLVHDDVIDDASSRRGKHTVNKIWGEKKAVLAGDLILSAASIALARIGNTTVISILTQVIEDLVRGEFLQLGSKENETERFAHYLEKTFKKTASLIANSCKAVSVLGCPDPVVHEIAYQYGKNVGIAFQLIDDVLDFTSCSDQMGKPTSADLKLGLATGPVLFACQQFPEMNAMIMRRFSLPGDVDRARQYVLQSDGVQQTTYLAQRYCHEAIREISKLRPSPERDALIQLSEIVLTREK; encoded by the exons ATGTCCAGTTTTCACAAGATGATTGCTGAGAACGTTATAGGCGGCGTCTGTGTTAAAAAGCATTGCTTTCTGTTAACTAGAGATGTGCAAGCAAGCCAGCGCTCCATAGCCTTAATTGCAGAAATGATCCACACTGCTAGTCTGGTACACGACGACGTCATCGACGACGCAAGTTCCCGGCGAGGAAAACACACAGTTAATAAGATCTGGGGTGAAAAGAAG gctGTACTTGCTGGTGATTTAATTCTTTCTGCAGCATCTATAGCTCTGGCACGGATTGGAAATACAACTGTGATCTCTATTTTAACCCAAGTTATTGAAGATTTGGTGCGTG gtGAATTTCTTCAGCTAGGGTCAAAAGAAAACGAGACCGAAAGATTTGCACACTACCTTGAGAAGACCTTCAAGAAGACCGCCAGTCTGATAGCCAACAGTTGTAAAGCA gtCTCTGTCCTGGGATGCCCGGACCCAGTGGTGCATGAGATTGCCTATCAATACGGAAAAAATGTGGGCATCGCCTTTCAG CTCATAGATGATGTGCTGGACTTCACCTCGTGTTCTGACCAAATGGGCAAACCAACGTCAGCGGACCTGAAGCTCGGGTTAGCCACTGGCCCAGTCTTGTTTGCTTGCCAACAG TTCCCAGAAATGAATGCTATGATAATGAGACGGTTCAGTTTGCCAGGAGATGTGGACAGAGCTCGACAATATGTATTACag AGTGACGGTGTGCAGCAAACCACCTACCTCGCGCAGCGGTACTGCCATGAAGCAATACGAGAGATCAGTAAACTTCGACCGTCCCCAGAAAGAGACGCCCTCATACAGCTTTCAGAAATCGTCCTCACGAGAGAGAAATGA